From the Bombus huntii isolate Logan2020A unplaced genomic scaffold, iyBomHunt1.1 ctg00000064.1, whole genome shotgun sequence genome, the window tcacggtcctgatacacccttcgcgtatctctcttgtatcctcttgcgtttttcttgtcatcttcatcctcactttcgtcgtcgctttcttcttccgacgatatgtcgttaccatccatggccgcttgtagccgtgcgcgtaattctacttttcttcccgTCGTTTTCAAACCCAAACTAGCGAGGCGCTCCTTCAACTCCttcgtattcattttctcaacatcttcatcttcgttaCAATCACGCTCAGCTCTCTGTACGTTTCCTAAATCTCGTTGACCGATTAGCTCTTCACCGCCCGTCGATCCCTTAGGATACGATTGTCCAGCCCTACACGCCCGATTCAGCCTTGCAATCAGCACTGACCTCGCACCCGATATAGGGAGGTTCATTcgcgcgagcttactcctcagctcctccagcgtcgaaccctcttcacccgacaatcgttcgtccccaacgtttgccatttttcacACTACACAAACTTAAACAGTCAACGATATCGTCTTTTACCGCACCGCGTACCGGTAAATTCACAACTAGCTCGAATAGCTCTGTTaaaccgtttcgttttctgtctTGTCCAATCCCGGACTAGCccccaaaaatatgtaatatcgtgatataatgtatttacaaggagtggacaatagagatgttaatcagacagaaaatgacgattgttgttcaacctgaactattcacgccaaacgtacagaaaacagcgcaactAAATAACTAGATAGCGACTCGACTTTTACCAAAACGCAATCAatactctctcggcaacgccactcgcaaactctgtcttcgctcaactcgcactcggctcctcgactcaCACTCTGTTTCTCGACTCACACTCTGGCCGCTGTCGCATTCTATTgcctttttcctaggcccaccgcacacgtgttctgcagacgctcgtagccagggtcacgtaggtcttttccacgaaactatgcacttgaaaagaccgatgacacattgatgggctcgacggcgcctcggctctcgcgacattgttcatagttcgcccgatatttcttagacctttcgtccacgatactacatatatgtagTGGTGTACTGGTCATCTTTTTTCCACACGTTTTTAGCTTTTTAGCTGTTTGTGTATGGGCGCCTAATCAGCCAATCAGAAATAGCCGGTATTCTATGAATCCTTCTCTTCAATGCTCGAAGAGCTGGATATTTATCCAAAGCTGATGCCCCAAATATATACTCGAAATTTTCAAGGGTCTCTGCAAATACGAAGTCCGCCCATGTCGTCTGAAAAAAGGTTTGgatacatttattttgtacctcctctattaaacaatttttttaatttaccttgaaaaatgtgaaaaatcgaacTCTTAACTAAAGATCACTAGCTTTTTAGGAAGaatttggatttttattttattgtcagaatttaatggataattttagaaatttcaaccTTTGGaggtatttgttaattaaaaatgacaaaactggtattatgtaaaaaagagtAATGTGTATCCTGAATCAATGTCGAATGGAAATTAGAcagttctataaaaataatccttctcacgattccacaacttcatagcttaattaaatacaattcttcggcgatataattacaaatatatttacaggaattgtgtaatatgataaatatctcgttaaagaaattgaaatcgtAAATTCCGCGGATAACCAGCGTTTATCATATAGAGACAGGGATTtgcaaagaataaaagttGTAGAACGTTGAAAGGCGTTGAGAGAAACGTGATGTTATCCCGTTATTCTTTAACGCAACGCAGATAAAAAAAATCCCGTAGGAAGATTACGATAATAGATAACCTGAGTCGAGTGTTTGTCGGGGGAtctaaaagattctttcgagTTGAGCGTCTGAGAttgcagagaagaaaatttggaagcCATCGAATTCGTGATGTCGATAGAAATCTTcagttggaatcgttgtatcaTAACGTAGTCTGCTTATTGTCGATAAGACTTTACTAAACTAAAAGTGACTACTAAAAGTTTCTATCCTCTAAATTCTATCTACGATTCTATAATCTAAAAACTGACTTTTGCAAACAAACTGTAACATTCGCTTAACGGAAAGACATACGTATCTTGTTTGTACTCGTTTTTTCACAATGAATTCTTGAACGTCTGTCTCTGTGGTGAGACAAATGCAAAGTCATCTCATCAGTTACTCACCTTGCTCCAAATCTTCAAGAGTATCGACGAGCACGTCGCATATCAACGCATCCCTTTCGTTCCTTCCCATTAGATCGTACTTCCTCGCCAAGTATCGCGCCACAGCGTCAGCCTGCGCTACCGGTTTCCCGTCTACCTCCAGCACAGGCAGCTTTTTATAAGGCATTGCTAAGAACAAACATGGCTCATATGAACACTGTGTAGAGGGAAACGATCGATAGGAAATCACAACACAGCTTCCGAGGCCGTTGCGTTCTTGTGAATAGATGAATCGAAATCATTTCGGTTTTAATCAACATGGCCTAGTaaagaaatacagaaatatcttctttctcctttttttcttttcttacgatTACGATGGACAGGGTATCGCGTGTTTTTGACTGTTGGGAAGAACCTAAAGTCTTTAAAATCAAGGATAAAAGATAATACCAGACAcggaaaaaatattagaaaatgtacacggttcttgtaatgaaaattgaaatgcaaggAATATAAATCGAATGTCTCTTGCGAACGTAATTTTGTGTTTTACACCGACAGGATTGATTTACAGACTTACGTTGATTTTTGGTTTCTCCATTTGCAAGCGACATATAAGATTATATCGAAGACTATGCTGcgtaaaacttttattatacCATTTACGATAGAAATGTCGCAACAGAAGATCGAATTTTATGTCTGCTTTGTTCTTTCGACTTTTTAGCTATGTTCTTGTTCATTTCCGAactgatttcaattttttatcctttttttccGACAAGTCctaaaaagtttttaatttaacgAGAAACGTAGAAGTATTTTTGTATTCCTATTTTAAGTCACCTATTTACGGTTTTctcaaaatattcgaaatgctTCGATTCATTGAAAACAATAAAGATAGCAACACAAAAATTCGAGAATCGTAAGTGAATTAAGTTGGTATTCGATAAACACGATATTACGGAAGCAAAACTTAATGAAAAGTTCGACTTTATTccgtatgaaattttactttaagtAAGTTTAGCCTGCACGTGAAACGAAAGTTTTATATACAGAAAAGTTTGAGTAAATGGTAGATATCTGAGAGTTGAACGATGAAAGTAAAAATCGATTCTTCACGCTTACAATCCTTGTATTCAGGCCAGAGTTGTAGGGGGATCCTCTCGTCGGTATACTCGATGCCAATATATGCAAATATGTACCGTATATGTTCGGCACTACCACGGGCATTGAAGTAGATTAGTTTGTAGGTAGGTTCGTCGCTCATTTTCCTTGCTCTGTCAACTTATCgagaaaaatgttacaattaaCTCGTGTAATTAACAGACTGTGTGCGTGTTTGTGTGTAGAgagaacaatttatttatagatggaataattcgtataatacgcaaaataaatcatttagaAGGCTGGAATATGTgtttttgaaacaattaattatgtggaaaaatatttcaaacgagatataattatgaaaaaaataataattaaatgtatgtaaatgtatgtaataatagttaaatgtatgtaaatgtaataattaaatgtaattagttgtgaaaaaaataataataaaaaataaataaatgtaaaaaaagaattaaatgtaattagtttCTTTTTACGCACGCGATATTATTGGCGATATATGAAGgtcaactttatttttttaaatagacatatttatacgtatatttatagatataaatacatatattatatagatataatagtatatataatatatataataatataaatgtcgAGTCTGAATCTCCGAGTCCGAGCTCGAGGCGCCCTCCCGGGGAGGGCTCGCGGGAGGTAGCGGTTCTGCGTTGAAGTTCTCCATCGTCCGGTCGCGCGTGGGGTACCTTTATTGTCGATAGTTacactagtgacgagggcctcaggcttgataacgaatccgtgACCAACGGGAGGACAGGTTCCCTTGCTCTAACTCACACGTGCACCACTCCCTGCTCGTAAGGCACTCGACTTCCTTCACCGATCAGCTCTCTAGCAAGACTGCTCGTCATCCCAACGACGCCACCGAAACAAGACTCCGGTCGAGTGTCTCAGTACACACGATCCTCCGATCGACGTACGATTGCTATCGGTTTGGATACTTGCGATTGTTTCGTTATGGCTATATTGGGCTCTAGGTTGCAAGGTTAGGGTGTTGTcctgaagttccagaggggccCCGGCGTCCTTTCGTCTCCGACTCGGCCATCCTGACACTTACACGTCATCGTGTGTGGCCTGCTGGCTTGGTCTACCCGTCGGGGCTTCCACCACGTAGGCATCGACCCGGCGCTCGTCCTCGGGGcaatgtttttcttctcgccgcGATGGACAGCGAGACGCGATGTGTCCCGGCATGTGGCAGTGAAAGCACAACGCTTTTGGTGGTGCAGCCGGTCGGCTTTCCTCCGGGCGTCGGGGGTCCTTCTTCGGTTCCCACTTCGCCCTCTTGCGGCATTCGAATGTCGGATGTCCGTAAATACCGCAGTGGCCACACCTGGTCCAGGGGGGCGGGTGACCTGCCTCGTTTGTTTCCGAAGCTCGCTAATGACCTACACGACGGGGGCGTTGGCCACTTCGTGTATAGGAAGggcttcatttctctttggaaTTGTTTCACCGACGTGATGTCACTCGTGAGCGCTAGTCGCTTAAAACGTTCATCGCGCGAGCCCAGCAGATGGAGGGCGGTGGCGGCGAGTACCTCTTCCCTGGTTGAATTTCGCCACTTCGACCCCAGGAGGGTGATGATACGATTTCCGTACGCTCCTGGTGTTTCGCCGTCCCGCGGTAGTTCCTCGGCTACCTTGATTAGCGACGCGGCTGCTACTTCTTGGCCACCGAAGTGCGCGgcgaattgttccttaaaatctGGCCAGGTGAGCTCGTCGCCGTTCATTATCTGCGTAAGCCAATACGCTGCCGGACCCTCTAGGGCACGGTTTAGGGCAGAATACAGTGCGCTGTTTTTCAGGCGGTGGTCCCTCATGAGCAGGCCGACGGCTGTGCACAGGCGGCTGGATCTGCGTCCGCGGCTTCGGAGTTGAAGCGCGGTAGCGATACCCAGGTTGCCCGgtgtcctttcttcttcttcttcttcttcttcttcctcttcttcttccctaGCGACCGCTTTAGTGCGCGCACGATACTCCTACGATCCCGTGCCGACAACGTGTGTTCGGAtgccacttctgatgtcgagTCTGAATCCGAATCCGAGCTCGAGTCACATTCCGAGTCCGAGCTCGAGGCGCCCTCCCGGGCAGGGCTCGCGGGAGATTGCGATTCCGTGTTGGAGTTCTCCATCGTCCGGTCGCGGGTGGGGTACCTTTATTGTCGATAGtgacactagtgacgagggcctcaggcttgataacgaatccgcggccaacgggaggactatcatataaaaagcaacaggatacacgaaataatataattctgactaggacaacataaacgcaagaagtgttgatattgaaaaaaatatttaattttgtatataaatattttcatatttaaaaaagtttccggaagcaggaagatttacaaacaaataatatcataaaccgaatgtttcatgatccttttctaattagagTGTGTGACAGCATGTAAgaacgtttcttaaaaatatgacttattgcaattacttaatcgcaattataaacgattaagaccttctcacaacgaggcaatctatccaaagtataaaactcgttacacttgatgagaaaacaaatctctacttaggtttcatttcgtttcatcgcgttCATAAAAAGTGAATTTGTATGAACCCATCGTGCAATTTACTAATTAGGACCGTTGATCTCGCTGCAACATagatggatagaaaaaagccatttaaaatgatacaacgtcgggaagacaattatgaaaattataaatggaacacaagataaaattgtttaagattaattcttcttctttttttttaatcgcgagTGTTTGCAAACGAAGTTTCAATCTGTTTACAATGATAGCAATGAGAGGAGGATgtctatgaaaattataaatgcgatattgaataacatttctgcgagtgggtttgtttttcgttacaaatgttttttaaacgaatctgcAATCTGTTGGAAACAACGGAACAGTAACGGGACGACTGatagggaaataaaaaagatcgcgttttatttgaacagacaaatctttgaaatctattcgaaagtctatttgaaatggtacgagctcgaaaagaacggtgaatactatagaagaaggattaattaaaattcttattaatctgtacgctttgtatattagataccttgatcgatgccaagataacaaattattatacaaaacagtgaagtatccacgtctgacattaatattgagtattaccattactgtaatttaatttttaaccgatcctgaaaattccttagaacgtaaaaattataaaatgttactgtgcatttcaagattaaatgcactgtaatttagaaacagttatgaagcggaaacaaataatttattcagaataagaattctacgtaatcatgttaaaaaaaacgtacttataacgcgtttaatctccaaatatgtaaagacaataagggaaaaaattaaacgaagaatcgtattttttgtaaattcacacaagattttatttgaaaaaaaattaagattttttGAAGAACGTACAAGACGGAACACGAACAATAAAAAAGGGatgttaaatacaaaaaatagattgaaatttagattatgaaatataaaaaaaatgatattgcataatttacaattattttcgatAGCTTACGTCAGTATGTTGGAGtgtaaactataaaatattcaaaaactgATACCATTCAgacataatttagaaaaacaataaattgcGGAAACCGATAGTTAAAACTCGATACGATCGATACTCCAAAGCTCTAATCCTAATAATTACTCAGCAATAATAACCGATAATTCATGTTGATTAATGTTTGAACTCCGTTTTTTTTCtgtatgtgtatacaaattttgtacagtttgataaagcgaaattaaattatcatccTTTTGTACTACTTCAAACATTGAGATTTGTCATCTTCAAGGTCGATCACACATAGTTTCAGATTGCGGAGTTGCAAGggtaattaattttgcaatcGGTTTTCCTTTGATATAGATGTGCATACAAATAGCCATTGATTGACAATATACCGAAGCAATTCTAGTTTAATTTGAAGTCATCgatcctttgatatttttggaagaatagtaaaagtacagagaaaacaagaaaaaatggcGTTAACTAAAAGATAGCTCCAATGtatctcataaatattatctatatatcaTTTGTAAGATGTAAGTGACCAAGATAtcgaattatacaaaaattgtatgtaATGATTAATACTTGAACGTTACTTACATTTATGTACATGAAAATTTGATCTTTTATTAACTAAGTTATTGATCGACAAAATGACTTCCTACATAATTCTCCGCCTGAACTGAAatgcatatttttttttacgcAAGCCTTATGTGTAGCTAGCAACGAGCAAACAGATTAATTACTTTACACACGGTCGTATCTTGTTTGCTGTAGGCGAGTTCTCTCGTGTATTCAACGAAGTACTCAACTTTAAAGCGATAACAGAAGAACATtattgtatcgataaaaatcatgcttttttcaaagaaatatgtaactcgtattttttttaaagcaaccctcataatgtattaaataaaataaccatacattttttttgttcaacatttgtaaaatacgatattatcaAGATCACCAAGGAGGTAATCTTCAATtcttaatgaatataataaaaaacataattaatgattgtttgatggttttattattatctctaTAATACAAAAGCACAACATCGTGTCAACAGTTTATATAGTTCGTATGTTCTGTAGGAATACACAAATAATAGTTCTCTATCACAACGTAATCTAAAGGGAAAACCCTGactaaatgacaaaaatatcgGTAATAACTGGAACTAATGAATGTTAAAAGCAATCAGTATATTCCATACAAACTTCCATCAACAcgattcgttcttcattctctcAACACACTAAGACCGCAATCTTTAAACGCTTATAAAACCATAAGCAATCGTGAAGTTTAGAATTCGCTAACTGGGCGTCTCTCAATCCAGTTTTTGATCTTGGGCAGAAGGAGGACCTTTTTCTCCAGCAGTTTCAGATTCTCGTAATTCTCGATCAGATCAAACTTGTACATAAAGTTCAAATAATCGAGCAGAGCAACGAATGTTAAATCAGCCCAAGAGAGAGTACCATCGTAGaagtagccgtcattttcCTTCACTTGCTGGTCCAAACGTTCTAAAATGAACGTCAGCGTCTCTTCAGCAGCCTTGCGTTTTGCTTTGACCTTCTCGTCCTCCTCATAGTGGAAGGCggcaatttctgaaaatttgttttcagtTAAATACAATTCGCTAATGTTATACTAATTTGAATACAGTGTTGTGcgaaatttaaatgatactGAAGATAGAATTACAATCCTTTTTAATCCTTTGTCTTGTATTGTTGACATACgtgtatcgttcgattaaatcaaatattaaatcgGATTTCAACTAATAAATACCTGAACATATATGTACTATCTGTTATCAAGATTCGTATAAGATTTATGCAAAACAGCACTGGATACTCACTATGACGAATATCATGAATAGTATCAACAGTGGTATCAATATGAAGATTTGCCCAGTCAATCTTTCCAGCTAAGTCATATTGTTTGGCGAAGTAACGGCAAATAGCTGTAGACTGAGCAACCTTCCTTCTATCAGCTACGAGCATAGGAAGCTGGCCATAAGGAGTCACTAAAAACATACAACTAATAGAATCAAAGATTCTATCGAACAAACAGATTAtgatgcttcttaaatatctaGCTTCCTGTTATCTGTTTtggaaagatataatttaatttattgataatttatcaGCAAACAAAGGGCATTGTCTCCTTAACAATACCTATTGTTCTCCCACATATCTTATAGAGCAATGGAGAGTAAACAATAATCTCTGTTATACTCTGCATAATTGTGTTCTACTTTATTTAGCTACTTTAGTTAAATTAGGAAAGATGAGATTTAAGAAacagaatttctttaaattttaagctTACAGGGCTTTATTTCTGGCCAGACGTCCTTTTTGATACGTTCATCTTCAAATGGAATACTAGCATAGCTGAAGAAGAACGGATTGGTTCTGCCAATACCGTAACTGGGAAGTAAGTCAATTTATAGAGCGGCATCTTCCtggaagtataatatatacaaagtaaaaacaaagaatcATTGATGacaagaattatattattacaaattatgaaGTATAAGACAATTTAAGTAAAAAGCATCAACTACTAACTACACGCATAGctatttgtatctttatattttaatatagcttagatataaaaagaatattatttctggatgtaataatgtataaacttgcgccaaatattataacaaaatattgcaCTTTCTATTTAAGTAGGATAGACATATTACCGgcatttatcttttttctatagcaatgaaattgtttataaaaaagtttataaGAAAACTATCAATTAATGCAAACAAcgcatttcaaaatattaattacattcgcGCGATTCGTTATCACTAGTAT encodes:
- the LOC126876088 gene encoding glutathione S-transferase-like, which translates into the protein MFCSYESCIQTYIVHTTSNGTKLLLEGLGYGIGRTNPFFFSYASIPFEDERIKKDVWPEIKPLTPYGQLPMLVADRRKVAQSTAICRYFAKQYDLAGKIDWANLHIDTTVDTIHDIRHKIAAFHYEEDEKVKAKRKAAEETLTFILERLDQQVKENDGYFYDGTLSWADLTFVALLDYLNFMYKFDLIENYENLKLLEKKVLLLPKIKNWIERRPVSEF
- the LOC126876087 gene encoding hematopoietic prostaglandin D synthase-like — encoded protein: MPYKKLPVLEVDGKPVAQADAVARYLARKYDLMGRNERDALICDVLVDTLEDLEQEEVQNKCIQTFFQTTWADFVFAETLENFEYIFGASALDKYPALRALKRRIHRIPAISDWLIRRPYTNS